Part of the Acidovorax sp. 107 genome is shown below.
CACACCACCTCCATCCACCGTAAGCAGTTCGCCGGTGACGAACTTGCCACTGGGCGCGCTGAGGTAGACCGCAGCCTCCGCTACGTCCTGCACGTCACCGACATGCTTCATCGGGTTGGCTCCGGCGAAGGCCTTCACGGCCTCGGGGGTGTACTGACGGAAGCCGGTGCTGGCGATCGCTCCCGGCGCAATGCAATTGACGCGGATGCCATACTGCGCCCACTCCACTGCAACAGTTTTGGACAGGTGAGTCACCGCGGCGCGCGCGGCGCAGGTGTGGGCAACGCCCGGCATGCCGCGCTGAAAGGTGGCGACGATGTTGACGATGTTGCCCTGTGTGCCTGTGTCGCGCCAGCGGCGGGCCAGCGCGTGCATCATGTACCAGGTGCCGTTCAGGTTGGTATCGATCACCGCTTTCCAGCCCTTGACGCTATAGTCGAGCGCGCGCTGGGGGAACTGTCCACCGGCATTGTTGACCATCACGTCGACGCGTCCGAAGTGCCGCCAAGCCGCGTCCATAAATTGCTCGATCTGCTCGGCATCGCGGATGTTGGT
Proteins encoded:
- a CDS encoding SDR family oxidoreductase encodes the protein MTTPTSFGFDDETLSTRPTVYQPGLFDGQVVMVSGAGSGIGKAIAFLYARLGAKLAICGRDLVKLEDCAERLRRLGSPEVLVQPTNIRDAEQIEQFMDAAWRHFGRVDVMVNNAGGQFPQRALDYSVKGWKAVIDTNLNGTWYMMHALARRWRDTGTQGNIVNIVATFQRGMPGVAHTCAARAAVTHLSKTVAVEWAQYGIRVNCIAPGAIASTGFRQYTPEAVKAFAGANPMKHVGDVQDVAEAAVYLSAPSGKFVTGELLTVDGGGVLWGEVWTITKPDYFKMNA